In Myripristis murdjan chromosome 5, fMyrMur1.1, whole genome shotgun sequence, the genomic stretch TCTGTAATGTGGCTCTGGGTCCCCCTAGGGGTacactggagtactgcaggCCATACaggagattttaaaaaaatatcagtcatgtataattcctaaaataatgagGATGTGCTAttataagttcaataaaaactgtaaatgtcagtttgataaagcacatgTTATCTTAAGTTTTACCTCCGGGTTTCCTGAAGTTGTCAGATAATAATttgcaaaaatgagcaaaaaagtaaaaaaaaaaaaaaaaatttttaatcAAACAAGGAAATGATCTGAAATGAAGTAACCAGCAGTTGTCAGCGTGCTGCTGTTCCCTGTGTGTCCAGGTgggggagcagcagcagcagtactcaGTCGTACTCAGTAGTATGTTCAGTAGTCATTGTGCTGCTGTTCCCTGTGTGTCCAGGCGGGGGAGCCGGTGACGCTGAACGTGGGCGGCTGTGTGTACACCACGTCTCTGTCCACGCTGCAGAGATACCCCGACTCCATGCTGGGTGCCATGTTCCGGGGAGACTTCCCCACGCTGCGGGACGCCCAGGGGAACTACTTCATCGACCGGGACGGCCCGCTCTTCcggtcagtcagtgtgtgtgtgtgtgtgtgtgtttacagggtgtgtgtgtgtgtgtttacagggtgtgtgtgtatatacagaAGTGACAGCTGACTAACCccgcctctgcctctctcctatTGGCCAGCTACATCCTGAACTTCCTGCGGACGTCAGAGCTCACGCTGCCCTTTGACTTCAAGGAGACGGAGTTGCTCAGGAAGGAGGCCGACTTCTACCAGATCGAGCCCCTGATCCAGTGCCTGGGAGACCCCAAGCCCCTGCTGCCCTACCCCACCGACACCTACgaggaggtggtggagctgTCCAGTACCAGGAAGCTGTCCAAGTACTCCAACCCGGTGGCCGTCATCATCACGCAgctcaccatcaccaccaagGTCAGGCCGGCCTGCTCGCCGCTGCAGGCTCTCACAGCACTGATGCACATATacagacttaatgcacatatacagtcttaatgcacatattctgtcttaatgcacatatacagtCTTAATGCACATGTACAGTCTTAATGCACATAATTAGACTTAATGCACACACTCAGTCTTAATGCACATATTCTGTcttaatgcacatatacagtCTTTATGCACATATTCTGTCTTAATGCACATATATAGGCTAATGCACATATTCTGTcttaatgcacatatacagtCTTTATGCACATATTCTGTCTTAATGCACATATATAGGCTTAATGCACATATTCTGTcttaatgcacatatacagtCTTAATGAACATATACAGTCTTAATGCACATAATTAGACTTCATACACATAAttagacataatgcacatattcagtcttaatgcacatattcagtctttatgcacatatacagtcttaatgcacatattctgtcttaatgcacatatacagtcttaatgcacatattctatcttaatgcacatattcagtcttaatgcacataatttGAATTAATACACATAATTAGACGTAATGCACATATTCTGTCTTAATGCAAATATACATTCTTAATGAACATATACAGtcttaatgcacatattcagtcttaatgcacatatacaatcttaatgcacatattcagtCTTGATGCACATATACTGTCTTAATGCACATATTCTGTCTTAATGCACATATTCTGTCTTTATGCACATATACTGTCTTAATGCACATATACTGtcttaatgcacatattcagtcttaatgcacatatacagtCTTAATGCACATGTACAGTCTTAATGCACATAattagacttaatgcacatactcagtcttaatgcacatattgtcttaatgcacatattctgtcttaatgcacatatactgtcttaatgcacatattcagtcttaatGCACATAATTAGACTTAATACACATAAttagacataatgcacatattcagtctttatgcacatatacagtcttaatgcacatattctgtcttaatgcacatatacagtcttaatgcacatactcagtcttaatgcacatatactgtcttaatgcacatattctgtcttaatgcacatatacagtcttaatgcacattttcagtcttaatgcacatattcagtCTTTATGCACATATTGtcttaatgcacatattcagtcttaatgcacatattcagtcttaatACACATATTCAGTCTCAGTGCACATATTCAGACTCAGATGACAGTCACCTGGGCGGTGTGAAGGTgttcctgtgtctctgtgtttcctgtagGACAGGTAGATCACTGCTGTTTATACTGATGATAAATCCTGGAGTTGTAGTCCTGAATATTCCAGCTACCAGCTGACAAGGCTGCGATTCTCTCATTTAAATATGCGGTGCTTCACAATAAAGCGTACAAGACATAATCAGAGCCATTCAAGTAAAATATGTCTAATGTGTAGGGTCGCAAAATTCCAGAAATTTTCGAAGTGGGGAAACCTTCCATGGGAATTAACTGGAAATCTGCAAAATTGCAGGTTAGCCTATAACAACTGCATTTAAGCAgttgaaaaaaacatcttgcagcataatcttCGTTAAAACCATCAGATTGAACGCAGATTCAGTTGAATTTCTACCCCGAGATCAGAGCCGCGTCACTGACGTCAGGGAGAGTCCAGCTCCTGAAGCCCCGAGGAAGTGATGCtgattctctgtctgtctctctgtctgtctctctctctctctgtctgtctgtctctctgtctctctctctctctctctctctctgtctgtctgtcactctctctctgtctctctctccaggtccACTCTGTGTTGGAGTCCATCTCCAGCAGCTTCACCAAGTGGAACAAACACATGATGGACACCAGAGACTACCAGGTGTCCTTCACCTTCGGGCCGTGTGACCACCAGCAGGAGGTCAGCCTGCGCGTGCACCTGCTCGACTTCATCTCCAAAGCCGTACGTCCGCCTCactgcctgcgtgtgtgtgtgtgtgtgtgtgtgtgtgtgtgtgtgtgagggacagCAGATATGAatccatctgctcagctgtcagACGGTAAACACCAGCCCTGCACCGctaatcataaaaaaatcacGATTTCCGTTCATGCAGGCGAAGAGACTTGAGGTATTTTTTGTTGCAAGAGACTTTGAAGTTTGATGTTCCTCCTGCCCGCTGTCCCGGGACAGGGTCAGCACCAGCTGAGCTGCCTCTGTGATTTAGGGTCCAAAACTGTCAGTCTGAATCTTATCAAGCTCAGGTGATGTAATTATTCCGCCAGGTATAAAGGGGCATGGCTCAGGTGATGTAtatcataataaaatgataatatagataataaaaaaacaggaaaatacacagaaaactatatataattattagaattataaatttgttttatagggaaaaaatattttcttttttggctaATATTCaggcctttttttcctcttttggtTTCTTAACTTCAGGTCATTacgttgtttgtttttgtttttttacttaattttttctaattcatcattttttgtaGCGTAAATCTTTTGTACTTTCTTGAAAATAAACAGATCAAACAAAACCGAAAGAAGCTGTAACCTGCTGTCAGTCAGGACACGCCGCAGCTTTTTGTCTTCCTGtcagaccaaaaacaaaaacgctgaaaacagaaatgaaaactgGAACCACGTCGTCAGAAacgaggccccgcccactcgccTCTGTCCCGAGAGGCGGAGCCTGGCCGGTTCCCATATTGATCCTCATGTCAATCAAATCGACCATACTGAGACAGACcagcctgctgctctgctctacTGCTCTCAGACCAGCTCAGATCACCTGAGTGCtcatgtgtgttggtgtgtgttggtgtgtgttggtgtgtgttggtgtgtgttgatgtgtgttggtgtgtgttggtgtgtgttggtgtgtgttggtgtgtgttggtgtgtgttggtgtgtgttgatgtgtgttggtgtgtgttggtgtgtgttgatgtgtgttggtgtgtgttggtgtgtgttggtgtgtgttgatgtgtgttggtgtgtgttggtgtgtgttggtatgtgtgatgtgtgttgatgtgtgttggtgtgtgttgatgtgtgttggtgtgtgttggtgtgtgttcgtgtgtgttggtgtgtgttcatgtgtgttggtgtgtgttggtgtgtgttggtgtgtgttggtatgtgtgatgtgtgttgatgtgtgttggtgtgtgttgatgtgtgttgatgtgtgttggtgtgtgttgtgtgttggtgtgtgttcatgtgtgttgatgtgtgttcatgtgtgttggtgtgtgttgatgtgtgttggtgtgtgttcatgtgtgttggtgtgtgttggtgtgtgttggtgtgtgttcatgtgtgttggtgtgtgttggtgtgtgttggtgtgtgttggtgtgtgttggtgtgtgttggtgtgtgttgatgtgtgttggtgtgtgttggtgtgtgttggtgtgtgttggtgtgtgttgatttgtgttggtgtgagttggtgtgtgttcgtgtgtgttggtgtgtgttgatgtgtgttggtgtgtgttgtgtgttggtgtgtgttggtgtgtgttggtgtgtgttcgtgtgtgttggtgtgtgttgatgtgtgttggtgtgtgttgtgtgttggtgtgtgttcgtgtgtgttggtgtgtgttggtgtgtgttggtgtgtgttgatgtgtgttggtgtgtgttggtgtgtgggtgtgtgttggtgtgtgttgatgtgtgttggtgtgtgttgtgtgttggtgtgtgttggtgtgtgttggtgtgtgttgatgtgtgttggtgtgtgttgtgtgttggtgtgtgttcgtgtgtgttggtgtgtgttggtgtgtgttgatgtgtgttggtgtgtgttggtgtgtgttgatgtgtgttcgtgtgtgttggtgtgtgttcatgtgtgttggtgtgtgttgatgtgtgttggtgtgtgttggtgtgtgttcatgtgtgttcatgtgtgttggtgtgtgttggtgtgtgttggtgtgtgttggtgtgtgttgatttgtgttggtgtgagttggtgtgtgttggtgtgtgttcatgtgtgttcatgtgtgttggtgtgtgttggtgtgtgttggtgtgtgttggtgtgtgttgatgtgtgttggtgtgagttggtgtgtgttcatgtgtgttggtgtgtgttgatgtgtgttggtgtgtgttgtgtgttggtgtgtgttggtgtgtgttggtgtgtgttcgtgtgtgttggtgtgtgttggtgtgtgttggtgtgtgttgatgtgtgttggtgtgtgttggtgtgtgttgatgtgtgttggtgtgtgttggtgtgtgttggtgtgtgttgatgtgtgttggtgtgtgttggtgtgtgttgatgtgtgttggtgtgtgttgtgtgttggtgtgtgttggtgtgtgttggtgtgtgttggtgtgtgttggtgtgtgttcatgtgtgttggtgtgtgttggtgtgtgttggtgtgtgttgatgtgtgttgatgtgtgttggtgtgtgttggtgtgtgttggtgtgtgttggtgtgtgttgatgtgtgttggtgtgtgttgtgtgttggtgtgtgttggtgtgtgttggtgtgtgttgatgtgtgttggtgtgtgttgatgtgtgttggtgtgtgttgatgtgtgttggtgtgtgttgatgtgtgttggtgtgtgttgatgtgtgttggtgtgtgttgtgtgttgatgtgtgttggtgtgtgttgatgcagggttcactgaaaaataacaaatgcaTTAAATGCGACTAAATCTAACAGTAACTCAGATGATTGAAATGTTACTaagattaatatttattttagtcAAAACACTAAAGCGGTTTTCACAGAGCGCACGCACGGCGCAGGCCTtcagtgtgtatgtgatcgTGGGGAACGAGGGCCCGCCGGTCTGCACCGAGCTGAGCGCAG encodes the following:
- the kctd6a gene encoding BTB/POZ domain-containing protein KCTD6a isoform X2, which translates into the protein MENGDLGYMAGEPVTLNVGGCVYTTSLSTLQRYPDSMLGAMFRGDFPTLRDAQGNYFIDRDGPLFRYILNFLRTSELTLPFDFKETELLRKEADFYQIEPLIQCLGDPKPLLPYPTDTYEEVVELSSTRKLSKYSNPVAVIITQLTITTKVHSVLESISSSFTKWNKHMMDTRDYQVSFTFGPCDHQQEGFTIRNTRVHHMSERANENTVEHHWTFCRRARKVDD
- the kctd6a gene encoding BTB/POZ domain-containing protein KCTD6a isoform X1, with the translated sequence MENGDLGYMAGEPVTLNVGGCVYTTSLSTLQRYPDSMLGAMFRGDFPTLRDAQGNYFIDRDGPLFRYILNFLRTSELTLPFDFKETELLRKEADFYQIEPLIQCLGDPKPLLPYPTDTYEEVVELSSTRKLSKYSNPVAVIITQLTITTKVHSVLESISSSFTKWNKHMMDTRDYQVSFTFGPCDHQQEVSLRVHLLDFISKAGFTIRNTRVHHMSERANENTVEHHWTFCRRARKVDD